A window of Rufibacter sp. LB8 contains these coding sequences:
- a CDS encoding SGNH/GDSL hydrolase family protein, whose translation MKNLFHKIGTATLLSAAFLFAGCEPEFEDDVVVSQGSLDLSKYVAIGNSLTAGYQDNGLYLEGQLQSYPNILANQFRYVGGGDFTQPLFSAGQENGSGYIRLSGFTSSGLPILQPVTNNLATESASNPFFKDEYTGPVQNLGIPGIRMEHVTVAGYGSSQGNPYFERITADGTATNPTAPLQSYVQRVAASGATFFTMWLGNNDVLGYATSGGQVAITSDANFQGSLNAIMSVLPAKGVVINIPDVTSVPFFTTKATAAIMAQAQAAGTRLFITAGDGAVRPATAEDYVLLTSRVGEPDNLGGTQVPHGFTPNNPLGNGEVLDAAEVTNVKNATTRFNTMLSTAATAKNVAYADMNAYFNSIKPGLVINGVRHTPAFITGNIFSLDGVHLTPRGYAIVANELLKIINAKYGATVPTIDVTQFRAVRIP comes from the coding sequence ATGAAAAATTTATTCCATAAAATAGGCACGGCCACCTTACTGTCTGCCGCCTTTCTGTTTGCCGGTTGTGAGCCGGAATTTGAAGACGATGTTGTTGTAAGCCAAGGGTCCCTGGACCTGAGCAAGTATGTGGCCATCGGTAACTCGCTGACCGCGGGTTACCAAGACAACGGGCTTTATTTAGAAGGACAGCTGCAGTCTTACCCTAACATTCTGGCTAACCAGTTCAGGTATGTTGGCGGCGGCGACTTTACGCAGCCGCTGTTTTCGGCGGGGCAAGAAAATGGCTCAGGCTATATTCGGCTTTCGGGTTTCACCTCTTCTGGCTTGCCTATTTTGCAGCCGGTTACCAATAACTTAGCCACTGAGTCTGCCAGCAATCCTTTCTTCAAAGATGAGTATACCGGCCCCGTACAGAATCTAGGCATACCAGGCATTAGAATGGAGCACGTGACCGTGGCAGGCTACGGCAGTTCACAGGGCAATCCGTATTTTGAGAGAATTACGGCAGACGGTACGGCTACTAATCCTACGGCCCCTTTGCAATCTTATGTGCAGCGAGTTGCCGCCAGCGGTGCTACTTTCTTTACCATGTGGTTAGGCAACAATGACGTGTTAGGCTACGCTACCTCTGGTGGACAAGTAGCTATCACCTCAGACGCCAATTTCCAGGGAAGTTTAAATGCCATCATGTCTGTGCTTCCTGCCAAAGGCGTGGTAATCAATATTCCAGATGTGACGTCGGTTCCTTTCTTTACCACCAAAGCCACGGCTGCCATTATGGCCCAAGCCCAGGCGGCCGGAACCCGGTTGTTCATCACCGCCGGTGACGGTGCCGTGAGACCAGCCACCGCTGAAGATTATGTGCTGCTTACCTCCAGAGTGGGAGAGCCAGACAACTTAGGAGGTACCCAGGTTCCGCACGGTTTCACGCCAAACAACCCGCTAGGCAACGGCGAGGTATTAGACGCGGCAGAGGTGACCAACGTGAAAAACGCCACTACGCGGTTCAATACCATGCTTTCTACCGCTGCCACTGCTAAAAATGTAGCCTACGCAGACATGAACGCGTATTTTAACTCCATTAAACCCGGTTTGGTAATCAACGGCGTAAGACATACACCGGCTTTCATTACTGGCAATATCTTCTCTTTAGACGGAGTACACCTTACGCCTAGAGGCTATGCCATTGTTGCCAATGAGTTGCTGAAAATCATAAATGCCAAATACGGTGCTACCGTGCCTACCATTGACGTAACCCAGTTCAGAGCGGTGCGCATTCCTTAG
- a CDS encoding lipocalin family protein: protein MKKNYLFLLLTAFALVFSACGDDDDDEDDDVKTSNIEGRWQMTAFTLSVGTNTADMLEGEDVIFEFKNGKATIYNEGVPDDPAPYTISGDKITIKPTDGSPAQTWTIDSVSSTSLKLSFIVSGGGQTGTYRMTFRKL, encoded by the coding sequence ATGAAAAAGAACTACTTGTTTTTGTTGCTCACGGCCTTCGCGCTGGTGTTTTCCGCCTGCGGCGATGATGACGACGACGAGGATGATGATGTAAAAACATCAAACATTGAAGGCCGTTGGCAGATGACTGCCTTCACGCTCTCTGTGGGAACCAACACCGCAGACATGCTGGAAGGGGAAGACGTTATCTTTGAATTCAAAAACGGAAAGGCCACCATCTACAATGAGGGCGTTCCGGATGACCCCGCGCCGTACACCATTAGCGGTGACAAAATCACCATCAAGCCCACAGATGGCAGCCCTGCGCAAACCTGGACCATTGACTCCGTGTCTAGCACTTCGTTAAAACTCAGTTTTATTGTGTCAGGCGGAGGGCAAACGGGCACGTATAGAATGACCTTCAGGAAACTGTAA
- a CDS encoding OmpP1/FadL family transporter: MKSKFLAFLGGAMLTAGVVNAGGYQANLQGQKQIGMGHAGTGLALDQSSIFFNPGALAHLRQNGIQLGISALNAKIAYREPSPGIAQSYTDNPLSTPFQVYASFGQAESALRFGLGVYTPYGSSVNWGDSWQGRFGLNELTLQAIFVQPTVSYRISDKLGIGAGFVYALGGVNLQRSIPLDLANGQEGGLELDGSASGIGFNLGVYFAPSEKISVGLNYRSRVDMKVDEGDVTFRIPSAAPVASNFTATQFNAELPMPANITLGVGIKPTDKLTFAFDVQRVEWSAYKALTFEFNGNAGGQGVTSSTSARNYEDAFIFRGGVQYQASDLLTVRAGAYYDQSPVQDGYLTPETPDADSRGVSVGLTLALTEKIDLDASFLYLNKKERSDRADLSGGVAGTYKSVAYIPGLGVNYKF, from the coding sequence ATGAAAAGTAAATTTTTAGCCTTTTTAGGGGGCGCAATGCTCACGGCGGGCGTAGTGAACGCCGGCGGTTACCAGGCCAACCTGCAAGGGCAGAAGCAAATAGGCATGGGCCACGCAGGTACCGGCCTGGCCTTGGACCAGAGCAGTATCTTCTTTAACCCTGGGGCGTTGGCCCATTTGCGCCAGAACGGTATTCAGCTGGGCATCAGTGCGCTGAATGCCAAAATAGCGTACCGCGAGCCTAGCCCCGGCATTGCACAATCTTACACAGACAACCCTTTGAGCACGCCGTTTCAGGTGTATGCCTCCTTTGGGCAGGCAGAGAGCGCTTTGCGTTTTGGTTTGGGCGTGTACACACCGTACGGTTCTTCTGTGAACTGGGGAGACTCCTGGCAGGGCCGTTTCGGTCTGAATGAACTGACATTGCAGGCTATTTTTGTGCAGCCAACCGTAAGTTACCGCATTTCTGACAAGTTGGGGATTGGCGCCGGGTTTGTGTACGCCCTGGGCGGCGTGAACCTGCAACGCAGCATTCCGCTGGATTTGGCCAATGGCCAGGAAGGCGGTTTGGAGTTGGACGGTTCGGCCAGCGGCATCGGGTTTAACCTGGGGGTGTACTTTGCCCCGTCAGAGAAAATCTCTGTGGGTTTGAATTACCGCTCCAGAGTTGACATGAAAGTAGACGAAGGCGATGTGACGTTTAGAATTCCTAGCGCCGCGCCGGTGGCTTCTAACTTCACCGCTACCCAATTCAACGCGGAACTACCCATGCCTGCTAATATCACCTTGGGCGTGGGCATTAAACCAACCGACAAATTGACGTTTGCCTTTGACGTGCAACGCGTGGAGTGGAGCGCCTACAAAGCCCTTACGTTTGAGTTCAACGGCAACGCCGGTGGCCAAGGAGTGACCAGCAGCACCAGTGCCCGTAACTATGAAGATGCCTTCATCTTTAGAGGTGGTGTGCAGTACCAGGCTTCTGACCTGCTTACTGTGCGGGCCGGTGCTTATTATGACCAGTCACCAGTACAAGACGGTTACCTCACCCCAGAAACCCCAGACGCTGACTCCAGAGGTGTTTCTGTAGGTTTAACCCTGGCCTTGACTGAGAAAATTGACCTTGACGCTTCTTTCCTGTACCTCAACAAAAAAGAGCGTTCAGACAGAGCTGACCTTTCTGGCGGCGTGGCGGGTACCTACAAATCTGTGGCGTACATCCCTGGCTTGGGCGTGAACTATAAGTTTTAA
- a CDS encoding NAD(P)/FAD-dependent oxidoreductase: MYDVLIVGGGPAGLSAAMLLGRCMRKVALFDTGVYRNSYSHAMNGFITRDGTPPQEFLQLAREDLVKYEVAFKQKRIMKITKEGDMFQAYDEDEQVYLSRKVLLATGLCDRWPKLEGAEPFYGTSIHHCPYCDGFESKNKPLAAYGLDRKAIGLSLSLKTWSSDVMLFTDGTNKLTREDRDLLARNKVDICTTAIERLEGEGTELKRIVLKNGTVENREALFFATGSDQHSDLARQLNCDFTSKGVVKTYKHQQTNVPGLYVAGDAARDMQLVIVAAAEGTKAGVAINMELQQEFRC; this comes from the coding sequence ATGTATGATGTTCTTATTGTAGGGGGCGGACCCGCCGGCCTGAGCGCGGCCATGCTGCTGGGCCGCTGCATGCGCAAAGTGGCGCTGTTTGACACCGGGGTCTATAGAAACTCCTATTCGCACGCTATGAACGGGTTCATTACCCGTGACGGCACCCCGCCCCAGGAGTTCCTGCAACTGGCCCGCGAAGACTTGGTCAAGTACGAGGTGGCTTTCAAGCAGAAGCGCATCATGAAAATCACCAAGGAAGGCGATATGTTCCAGGCTTATGACGAGGACGAACAAGTCTACCTTTCGCGCAAAGTGCTGCTGGCCACCGGCCTCTGCGACCGCTGGCCCAAACTAGAGGGCGCCGAACCTTTTTACGGTACCAGCATTCACCACTGCCCGTACTGTGACGGTTTTGAGTCGAAGAACAAGCCGTTGGCCGCCTACGGCCTTGACCGGAAAGCCATAGGATTGTCTTTGTCCCTGAAAACCTGGAGCAGTGACGTAATGCTCTTCACAGACGGCACCAACAAACTCACCCGCGAAGACCGTGACCTGCTGGCCCGCAACAAAGTAGACATCTGCACCACCGCCATTGAACGTTTAGAGGGCGAAGGCACCGAACTCAAACGCATTGTGCTCAAGAACGGCACCGTAGAAAACCGCGAGGCCCTGTTCTTCGCCACCGGTTCTGACCAGCACTCAGACCTGGCCCGGCAACTCAACTGCGACTTCACCAGCAAAGGCGTAGTCAAAACCTACAAGCACCAGCAGACCAACGTACCCGGCCTCTACGTAGCCGGCGATGCCGCCCGTGACATGCAATTAGTGATTGTAGCCGCCGCCGAAGGCACCAAAGCCGGCGTGGCCATCAACATGGAACTGCAACAGGAATTCAGGTGCTGA